A portion of the Clostridia bacterium genome contains these proteins:
- a CDS encoding cell wall hydrolase, with translation MGPMIEAAPAVPAAPAADPGFEPSWPAQAGVVGPWIDNEWLLARVVEAEAEGEPYAGRVGIAAVILNRVKSPAFPSTIPEVIYQPFAFESVMNGRIWEVNLSADALNAARDALNGWDPTYGSLFFWNPAKPVSAWIWTRTIITQIGRHVFAL, from the coding sequence ATGGGGCCAATGATCGAGGCAGCCCCGGCGGTCCCAGCAGCTCCAGCAGCCGACCCTGGCTTTGAGCCTTCATGGCCAGCCCAGGCGGGGGTAGTTGGCCCCTGGATTGACAATGAGTGGCTCTTGGCTCGGGTGGTAGAAGCCGAAGCCGAAGGAGAGCCGTACGCTGGGCGGGTGGGGATAGCAGCGGTGATTCTCAACCGGGTCAAAAGCCCCGCTTTTCCCAGCACTATTCCTGAAGTGATCTACCAGCCCTTTGCTTTCGAGAGCGTCATGAACGGCCGGATCTGGGAAGTCAACCTGTCTGCCGATGCCCTCAATGCGGCTCGTGATGCCCTGAATGGGTGGGATCCTACTTATGGCTCCCTGTTTTTCTGGAACCCAGCCAAACCTGTGAGCGCCTGGATCTGGACCCGGACCATCATAACCCAGATCGGCAGGCACGTCTTTGCCCTGTAA
- the ypeB gene encoding germination protein YpeB yields MSAERGGLNGGGFRLAGKWADWRNWAIVGLAAIALVLLGWGWQQSQAKSTLGYALEANYQRDFHNLINYVDQSQTLLGKGLASATPERRSLYLSQVWNRSLDAQSALSQLPIKELNLSATRKFLAQVGDYSYSLAEAGIRGQEVSSHQLDELARLQGEMKKLSQSLHAIDQDMMAKGYRWSSNVIPVSPLFGGRGRLAPMPPGQSVPAQARAGENVPNPPPSGSDESFQNIDQRMQELPSLVYDGPFSDHLERRTPLGLTGPEINQAQAEDAARRFLDVPNPASYRITEVRRVEGKIPAFAITFTDTARGETINVDVARKGGQVVWALSNRPAAKASIDAAEAQRRAQAFLAARGFKNMEPTFSMRQGNLQVISLVPRENGVVIYPDLIKVKVSLDDGRVVGFDAQGYLMAHHARKLPAPTLTAAEAQRRASDDLKPERVRLSLIPLESGKEVLAYEVRARKDADTYLVYINAQTGFEELILQVIPGPGGELAM; encoded by the coding sequence TTGAGCGCGGAACGTGGCGGACTAAATGGTGGCGGTTTCCGGTTAGCCGGAAAATGGGCCGATTGGCGCAATTGGGCGATTGTGGGATTAGCGGCCATAGCTTTGGTTTTATTGGGTTGGGGCTGGCAGCAGTCCCAAGCCAAATCCACCTTAGGATATGCTCTGGAAGCTAACTATCAGCGAGATTTTCACAACCTCATTAACTACGTGGATCAAAGCCAGACTCTCTTGGGCAAAGGCCTAGCCTCTGCGACTCCAGAACGCCGCAGCCTCTATTTGAGCCAGGTCTGGAACCGCTCTTTGGATGCCCAAAGTGCCCTTTCTCAATTGCCCATAAAGGAATTGAATTTATCGGCCACCCGTAAATTCTTGGCCCAGGTGGGTGACTACAGCTACTCTCTAGCCGAGGCTGGCATCCGCGGTCAGGAGGTCAGCTCTCACCAGCTCGACGAGCTGGCCCGGCTGCAAGGGGAAATGAAGAAGCTTAGCCAAAGCCTGCATGCCATTGACCAGGACATGATGGCCAAAGGCTACCGGTGGTCCAGCAACGTGATCCCGGTGTCGCCGCTATTCGGTGGACGGGGGAGGCTTGCCCCCATGCCCCCAGGCCAATCGGTGCCGGCTCAGGCGCGGGCCGGTGAAAACGTGCCCAATCCTCCTCCATCGGGCTCGGATGAGAGTTTCCAGAATATCGACCAAAGAATGCAGGAACTTCCCTCTTTAGTCTATGATGGCCCCTTCTCCGACCACCTGGAGCGGCGCACTCCCTTGGGGCTGACCGGGCCGGAAATCAACCAAGCCCAGGCCGAAGATGCTGCCAGGCGGTTTCTGGACGTACCCAACCCGGCTTCCTACCGGATTACCGAGGTGCGCCGGGTGGAGGGGAAGATTCCTGCCTTTGCCATTACCTTCACCGACACTGCCCGGGGGGAGACCATCAACGTGGATGTGGCCCGCAAGGGCGGTCAAGTGGTGTGGGCTTTGTCCAACCGCCCGGCGGCCAAAGCCAGCATCGACGCGGCCGAAGCCCAAAGGCGAGCCCAGGCATTCTTAGCTGCCCGGGGCTTTAAGAATATGGAGCCAACATTTAGCATGCGCCAGGGCAACCTGCAAGTCATCTCTTTGGTTCCCAGGGAGAATGGAGTGGTGATCTATCCCGACTTGATTAAGGTCAAGGTGTCCTTAGACGATGGCCGGGTGGTAGGATTCGACGCCCAGGGCTACCTAATGGCTCATCATGCCCGGAAGCTGCCCGCCCCTACCCTTACCGCTGCCGAAGCCCAAAGGCGGGCTAGCGATGACCTCAAGCCGGAGCGGGTAAGGCTTTCGCTCATACCTCTGGAATCGGGTAAAGAAGTCCTCGCCTACGAGGTGCGGGCTCGCAAAGATGCCGATACTTACTTGGTTTACATCAATGCTCAGACTGGGTTTGAGGAGCTGATCCTCCAGGTTATCCCCGGCCCCGGAGGCGAGCTGGCCATGTAG
- a CDS encoding EamA family transporter: MKPGARPVAAPTLLGSGLVLLSTLALSTEAVLAKLAYAGGASASSVLAMRFSLSTLCFWLLQVRAPLGMPTSRLSGREGLKLLLLGCAGQGVTVVLLFHSFRYISAAMAILFLYIYPVVSNLAAHFLLRETLTARKILALVLVLTGCLLILAAPGSPQPDNPAGLDWRGAIMALGAGVINGLFLVIGAKAVETIPVITFNAYVTTGVWLTALISGWLAGDLGLGFSISAWVSILAMTTFTVIASLAMFAGVRYIGASSTSIISTLEPAATALWAYLVLGETITLRQALGGLVVLAGILFSFSNSYRSAHPYPSP, encoded by the coding sequence TTGAAGCCAGGAGCTAGGCCAGTTGCCGCTCCCACGCTACTGGGGAGCGGCCTAGTTTTGCTTTCTACCTTGGCCCTAAGCACTGAAGCCGTCCTAGCCAAGCTGGCCTATGCCGGGGGTGCCAGCGCATCTAGCGTCTTGGCTATGCGCTTCAGCCTTTCCACCTTATGCTTCTGGTTGCTCCAGGTCCGGGCGCCGCTAGGCATGCCAACCTCCCGCCTATCCGGCCGAGAAGGGCTGAAACTTCTCCTCCTAGGATGCGCCGGACAAGGCGTTACCGTAGTCTTGTTGTTTCACTCCTTTCGCTACATATCAGCGGCTATGGCCATCCTGTTTCTCTATATCTACCCGGTCGTGTCCAACTTGGCGGCCCACTTCTTGCTACGGGAAACCTTGACGGCAAGAAAGATCTTGGCCCTGGTGCTGGTCTTAACCGGGTGCCTGCTCATCCTGGCCGCCCCAGGCAGCCCCCAACCGGATAACCCAGCCGGGCTAGATTGGCGGGGCGCCATTATGGCCTTGGGCGCCGGGGTAATTAATGGCCTCTTCCTGGTAATTGGTGCCAAGGCGGTGGAGACGATACCAGTAATTACCTTTAACGCCTATGTCACCACCGGGGTGTGGCTTACAGCCTTAATTAGCGGATGGCTGGCTGGCGACCTAGGGCTGGGCTTCTCAATCAGCGCCTGGGTAAGCATCCTGGCCATGACCACCTTTACCGTCATTGCTTCCCTGGCTATGTTTGCCGGGGTGCGCTACATCGGCGCCTCCAGCACCTCCATCATCAGCACTTTGGAGCCAGCTGCCACCGCTCTATGGGCCTACCTGGTGCTTGGGGAAACCATCACTCTCCGGCAAGCCCTAGGCGGCCTGGTAGTGCTGGCGGGAATCTTATTTTCCTTCTCCAACTCTTACCGATCCGCTCATCCCTACCCCAGCCCCTGA